One Vibrio sp. CDRSL-10 TSBA genomic region harbors:
- a CDS encoding DUF3581 domain-containing protein: MFLAPYFSTQDHQFQFTREQASHFAKRVAGDFNPIHDEDSKRFCVPGDLLFAVLLKREGISQKMRFDFSGMVGDGTALHIENKCSKESAVVDESGKEYLHMNREGEVSHDAAFIEHVVTNYVQFSGMNFPHIMVPLMEEQQMMINCQRPLVIYESMEVEFSRLDLTHPEVEFTGATFDVEGKRGIVTLNFAFKEEGEQVGSGVKRMVASGLKPYNQADIDDLVSRFNERKDAFLAKFAKAA, translated from the coding sequence ATGTTTCTAGCTCCTTACTTCTCAACTCAAGACCATCAATTCCAGTTCACTCGCGAACAGGCAAGTCACTTTGCCAAACGTGTCGCGGGCGACTTTAACCCAATCCACGATGAAGACAGCAAGCGCTTCTGTGTACCTGGTGACCTACTGTTTGCAGTATTACTGAAGCGTGAAGGCATCAGCCAGAAAATGCGTTTTGATTTCTCTGGTATGGTGGGTGACGGAACGGCTCTGCATATTGAGAATAAGTGCAGCAAAGAGAGCGCTGTGGTCGACGAGTCAGGTAAAGAGTATCTGCACATGAATCGTGAAGGCGAAGTCAGCCATGACGCGGCTTTCATCGAACATGTCGTGACCAACTACGTCCAGTTCTCTGGCATGAACTTCCCGCACATCATGGTGCCGCTGATGGAAGAGCAGCAGATGATGATCAACTGTCAGCGTCCGCTCGTAATCTACGAAAGCATGGAAGTGGAATTCTCACGCCTTGATCTGACTCACCCTGAAGTAGAATTTACCGGTGCAACTTTCGATGTCGAAGGCAAACGCGGCATCGTGACGCTGAACTTTGCCTTTAAAGAAGAAGGCGAACAGGTCGGTAGCGGCGTCAAACGCATGGTAGCCAGCGGTCTGAAGCCTTACAACCAGGCCGACATTGATGACCTGGTCAGCCGGTTCAACGAGCGTAAGGATGCCTTCCTGGCAAAGTTCGCTAAAGCGGCTTAA
- the hutH gene encoding histidine ammonia-lyase: MLNLVIKPGALTLSQLRAVSRQPVTLSLDPEAIPAIEASTRVVEQVIAENRTVYGINTGFGLLANTKIAPQDLETLQRSIVLSHAAGIGQFMADETVRLMMVLKINSLARGFSGIRLQVLEALMTLVNHEVYPCVPQKGSVGASGDLAPLAHMSTILLGEGQARYQGEVISGLQALNIAGLEPITLAPKEGLALLNGTQASTAFALEGLFMAEDLFASATVCGAMSVDAALGSRRPFDARIHQVRGHRSQMDAAAAYRHVLDERSTIGDSHQSCEKVQDPYSLRCQPQVMGACLQQIRNAADILQVEANSVSDNPLVFADDGDIISGGNFHAEPVAMAADGLALAIAEIGSLSERRMALLIDSALSKLPPFLVDNGGVNSGFMIAQVTSAALASENKTLAHPASVDSLPTSANQEDHVSMATFAGRRLKDMSENTRGILAVEYLAAAQGLDFRAPNVSSARVEEARQILRREVPFYDKDRYFAPDIAAANELLLQAVHNHLMPEQLLPSVG; encoded by the coding sequence ATGTTGAACCTTGTGATTAAACCCGGCGCTTTAACCCTGAGCCAACTGCGTGCCGTGAGCCGCCAACCTGTGACACTGTCACTCGATCCGGAAGCGATCCCGGCGATAGAAGCAAGCACCCGTGTCGTTGAGCAGGTGATTGCAGAAAATCGTACCGTCTACGGCATTAACACCGGCTTTGGTTTGCTGGCCAATACCAAGATTGCACCGCAGGATTTAGAAACGCTGCAACGCAGTATTGTGCTTTCCCATGCGGCCGGCATCGGTCAGTTTATGGCCGATGAAACCGTGCGTCTGATGATGGTGCTGAAGATCAACAGCCTGGCCCGCGGGTTCTCCGGTATCCGTCTGCAGGTACTCGAAGCACTTATGACCCTGGTCAACCATGAAGTCTACCCATGCGTACCACAAAAAGGCTCCGTCGGCGCCTCCGGTGATTTAGCACCGCTGGCCCATATGAGCACCATTCTGCTTGGCGAAGGTCAGGCCCGTTATCAGGGCGAAGTCATTTCCGGCCTGCAGGCACTTAACATTGCCGGACTGGAGCCCATTACCCTGGCACCGAAAGAAGGCCTGGCACTGCTTAATGGTACGCAAGCCTCGACCGCATTCGCGCTGGAAGGTCTGTTTATGGCCGAAGACCTGTTTGCCTCTGCGACTGTTTGCGGCGCAATGTCCGTCGATGCAGCACTGGGCAGCCGTCGTCCGTTCGATGCGCGTATTCATCAGGTGCGCGGTCATCGCAGCCAGATGGACGCCGCCGCCGCTTACCGTCATGTGCTGGATGAACGCAGCACCATCGGTGACTCTCATCAGAGCTGTGAAAAAGTGCAGGATCCGTATTCACTGCGCTGCCAGCCACAGGTCATGGGCGCCTGTCTGCAGCAAATCCGTAATGCGGCGGATATCCTGCAGGTTGAAGCCAACTCCGTCTCTGATAACCCGCTGGTGTTCGCCGACGACGGCGACATCATCTCCGGCGGTAACTTCCATGCCGAGCCGGTGGCCATGGCTGCGGATGGTCTGGCACTGGCGATTGCCGAAATCGGTAGCTTGTCTGAGCGCCGCATGGCACTGCTGATCGACAGCGCACTGAGTAAACTGCCACCTTTCCTGGTCGATAATGGCGGGGTCAACTCCGGCTTTATGATTGCTCAGGTCACCTCTGCAGCGCTGGCCAGTGAAAACAAAACGCTGGCTCACCCGGCCTCGGTGGACAGCCTGCCAACCTCGGCCAATCAGGAAGATCACGTGTCGATGGCCACCTTCGCCGGTCGCCGCCTGAAAGACATGAGCGAGAACACCCGCGGTATTCTGGCCGTTGAATACCTCGCGGCCGCTCAGGGCCTGGATTTTCGTGCGCCCAACGTCTCGTCAGCTCGCGTAGAAGAAGCGAGGCAGATCCTGCGCCGTGAAGTCCCGTTCTACGATAAAGACCGTTATTTTGCGCCGGATATCGCCGCGGCAAACGAGTTACTGCTGCAGGCCGTGCACAATCATCTGATGCCGGAGCAGTTACTGCCGAGTGTGGGGTAA
- the hutG gene encoding formimidoylglutamase, giving the protein MTDAIQTSHNFTWQGRHDAEDGALGTRVHHVMQCQSAPGLEPDQQAVSVLGFACDTGVARNKGRTGAQQAPDLIRQALANMAWHRASPLYDLGNIHCQGDALEQAQGDAASVITQALQRTPVIVLGGGHEVAWATFQGLAAHLQQTGAQAPRIGIINFDAHFDLRAFESEQAEVKPSSGTPFYQIQRFCAEHNWCFHYACLGVSRASNTAALFERADELGVWYVEDKALSSLNHIYHMTQLQHFIDDCDYLYLTIDLDVFPAATAPGVSAPAARGVSIEALSPFLDRILHYKNKLMIADIAEYNPSYDIDHQTARLAARLCWEIANTMADKKAPSPC; this is encoded by the coding sequence ATGACTGATGCAATTCAAACCTCACACAACTTTACCTGGCAAGGTCGTCACGATGCCGAAGACGGCGCTTTAGGGACTCGCGTGCATCATGTAATGCAATGCCAGTCTGCGCCCGGTCTTGAGCCCGACCAACAGGCGGTCTCTGTACTCGGCTTTGCCTGTGATACCGGCGTGGCGCGCAATAAGGGCCGCACCGGAGCGCAGCAGGCACCGGATCTGATCCGTCAGGCACTGGCAAATATGGCCTGGCATCGCGCTTCGCCACTGTATGATCTCGGCAATATTCACTGCCAGGGCGATGCGCTTGAACAAGCTCAGGGCGATGCCGCCAGCGTGATTACTCAGGCGTTGCAACGCACTCCGGTCATCGTGCTGGGCGGCGGACATGAAGTCGCCTGGGCCACGTTTCAGGGCCTGGCCGCGCACCTGCAGCAGACGGGCGCGCAGGCGCCGCGCATCGGGATCATCAATTTTGATGCCCATTTTGATCTGCGCGCGTTTGAGTCAGAGCAGGCTGAGGTTAAACCCAGCTCCGGCACCCCGTTTTATCAGATCCAACGCTTTTGCGCCGAACATAACTGGTGTTTTCACTATGCCTGTCTTGGCGTGAGCCGGGCCAGCAATACTGCGGCCCTGTTTGAGCGCGCAGATGAACTGGGCGTGTGGTATGTCGAAGACAAAGCGCTCTCGTCACTCAACCACATCTACCACATGACTCAACTGCAGCACTTTATCGATGACTGTGACTATCTGTATCTGACCATCGACCTGGATGTCTTTCCGGCCGCGACTGCGCCCGGCGTTAGTGCACCGGCCGCGCGGGGTGTCAGTATCGAAGCACTGAGTCCGTTTCTCGATCGTATCCTGCATTACAAAAACAAACTCATGATTGCCGATATCGCCGAGTACAACCCGAGCTACGATATCGACCATCAGACCGCCAGACTGGCTGCACGCTTGTGCTGGGAGATTGCCAACACCATGGCGGACAAAAAGGCACCCTCTCCCTGTTAA
- a CDS encoding DUF2256 domain-containing protein translates to MAHKKPHLPEKQCVACGRPFTWRKKWADCWEEVKYCSQRCRAGKVLGPRT, encoded by the coding sequence GTGGCTCATAAAAAACCACATTTGCCAGAAAAACAGTGCGTGGCGTGCGGCAGACCGTTCACCTGGCGTAAAAAATGGGCGGATTGCTGGGAAGAAGTGAAGTATTGCTCGCAAAGATGCAGGGCAGGGAAGGTTCTAGGACCTAGGACCTAG